One stretch of Nicotiana tabacum cultivar K326 chromosome 18, ASM71507v2, whole genome shotgun sequence DNA includes these proteins:
- the LOC107779626 gene encoding non-structural maintenance of chromosomes element 4 homolog A-like, which translates to MAKEIERNQEVHKAKTVVHDDELNELTQQPTSEARGVRSKYSDIQNRICEGKDEIANVDSEKFKEIMKDIENSHYEVKKPREQVADAEALFDLTKTLAASVRSHSTGVTPYIFISSLLDVFGTQRPKGHSVNANALWKDIGLAVSPIFTNAGGCLTMLGPMNCEFKCRKVTRRPRTKVHSRARPKELEVNAEEKTDTDKNISTMFQILRKKRVKLESLIMNRKSFAQSIENLFTLSFLVKDGRVFVDLDESGSHFVSPRNGPAAAAVKSGEVKYSHFVFRLDFADWELMKNVVPEGEELMPNRDISMNPGITEAKPVLINDSRPILNVTWVKKFSRNRGKVLREASEVDDSYEIGDANICNGSLKRKLL; encoded by the exons ATGGCGAAAGAAATAGAGAGAAATCAAGAAGTACATAAAGCAAAAACTGTTGTACATGATGATGAGTTGAACGAGCTGACTCAGCAACCAACTTCAGAAGCAAGAGGAGTTCGCTCCAAATACTCTGATATTCAAAACCGTATTTGTG AGGGAAAAGATGAAATAGCGAATGTTGATTCTGAGAAGTTTAAGGAAATTATGAAAGATATTGAAAACTCTCATTATGAAG TGAAAAAGCCAAGAGAGCAAGTTGCAGATGCAGAGGCATTGTTTGATCTCACCAAAACTTTGGCGGCTTCTGTTAGATCACATTCCACTGGTGTTACACCTTATATATTCATTTCCTCTTTGCTTGATGTTTTTGGGACACAACGTCCAAAAGGTCATTCTGTGAATGCAAATGCACTTTGGAAAGATATTGGGCTGGCTGTTTCACCAATTTTTACGAATGCTGGAGGTTGCCTCACTAT GCTTGGACCCATGAACTGTGAATTTAAGTGTCGGAAGGTTACACGTAGACCACGGACAAAGGTGCACTCACGTGCTCGTCCAAAGGAG CTTGAAGTTAATGCTGAGGAGAAAACAGATACAGACAAGAACATATCAACCATGTTTCAGATCCTAAGGAAGAAGCGAGTTAAGCTTGAGAGTCTCATAATGAACAGAAAATCCTTTGCGCAAAGCATTGAGAATTTATTTACACTATCTTTTCTAGTGAAAGATGGACGGGTTTTCGTAGATTTGGATGAAAGTGGATCTCATTTTGTCT CTCCTAGGAATGGTCCTGCTGCCGCTGCAGTTAAGTCTGGTGAAGTTAAATACAGCCACTTTGTCTTCAGATTGGATTTTGCTGATTGGGAG CTGATGAAGAATGTGGTACCAGAAGGAGAAGAGCTGATGCCAAACAGGGACATATCGATGAATCCAGGCATTACTGAAGCTAAACCTGTTCTAATCAATGATTCTCGACCAATATTAAATGTCACTTGGGTCAAGAAATTTTCAAGGAACCGTGGCAAGGTTTTACGCGAAGCGTCAGAAGTTGACGATTCATATGAAATTGGTGATGCAAACATTTGCAATGGTAGCCTGAAGAGGAAGTTACTATAA
- the LOC107779625 gene encoding enoyl-[acyl-carrier-protein] reductase [NADH], chloroplastic, translated as MAASAASSFQITIARPSIFSTKRISSVCSTKFCADTRKQSWNRLASSCQVSSTQNFWRNFTSTSQKLEKVVTKAKSEADGSKAASGLPIDLKGKRAFIAGIADDNGYGWAIAKSLAAAGAEILVGTWVPALNIFETSLRRGKFDESRVLPDGSLMEITKVYPLDAVFDSLEDVPEDIKSNKRYAGSSKWTVSEAAESVKEDFGSIDILVHSLANGPEVTKPLLETTRKGYLAAISASSYSYVSLLKHFLPIMNPGGSSISLTYIASERIIPGYGGGMSSAKAALESDTRVLAFEAGRKKKVRVNTISAGPLRSRAAKAIGFIDMMIDYSIANAPLQKELSADEVGNTAAFLASPLASAITGAVIYVDNGLNAMGVGIDSPLFKELNIPKSEE; from the exons ATGGCAGCAAGTGCAGCTTCAAGCTTCCAAATAACGATAGCTAGGCCATCCATATTCTCTACTAAAAGAATTTCCAGTGTCTGCTCAACAAAGTTTTGTGCTGACACTAGAAAACAGTCATGGAATAGACTTGCTAGTAGCTGTCAAGTTTCATCCACTCAGAATTTTTGGCGCAATTTCACATCTACGTCTCAAAAGTTAGAGAAAGTTGTCACCAAGGCAAAATCGGAAGCTGATGGAAGCAAGGCTGCCTCTGGGCTGCCGATTGATTTGAAAG GTAAAAGGGCATTTATAGCTGGTATAGCTGATGATAATGGATACGGGTGGGCTATTGCTAAGTCCCTGGCTGCTGCAGGAGCTGAAATTCTAGTTGGAACCTGGGTTCCG GCCTTAAACATTTTCGAAACAAGTCTGCGACGTGGGAAGTTTGATGAATCACGCGT TTTGCCAGATGGTTCTTTGATGGAGATTACAAAAGTATACCCCTTGGATGCTGTTTTTGACAGTCTTGAGGATGTACCCGAAGAT ATAAAATCAAATAAGCGTTATGCTGGTTCTTCCAAGTGGACAGTTTCG GAAGCTGCAGAATCTGTTAAGGAGGATTTTGGCAGCATCGACATTCTTGTACATTCACTTGCTAATGGGCCAGAG GTGACTAAACCTCTTTTGGAGACAACGAGGAAAGGATACCTTGCGGCAATATCAGCATCAAGTTATTCCTATGTATCTTTACTAAAGCATTTCCTTCCAATTATGAACCCAG GTGGTTCTTCAATTTCTCTGACCTATATTGCGTCTGAGAGGATAATTCCAGG ATATGGAGGAGGTATGAGTTCTGCCAAAGCAGCACTCGAGAGTGACACCAGA GTGCTTGCTTTCGAGGCcggaagaaaaaagaaagttaGGGTGAACACAATATCTGCCG GCCCGTTAAGAAGTCGAGCTGCAAAAGCAATTGGTTTCATAGATATGATGATAGACTACTCCATAGCCAATGCACCTCTACAGAAAGAATTATCAGCAG ATGAAGTAGGAAATACAGCTGCATTCCTAGCATCGCCTCTGGCTTCAGCGATTACGGGTGCTGTTATATACGTTGACAACGGTTTGAACGCAATGGGTGTGGGAATCGACAGTCCTTTATTTAAAGAGCTCAACATTCCCAAGAGCGAGGAATAG
- the LOC107779623 gene encoding protein NRT1/ PTR FAMILY 7.1-like, giving the protein MATIVSTNAMQVQTNEKNSAGVKNGFKQKVIIKLKVLRSKKTGGWYSAFLCLVNQGLATLAFFGVGVNLVLFLVRVLGQDNATAANNVSKWTGTVYLCSLLGAFISDSYWGRFLTCAIFQLILLLGLVIMSITSWIFLIKPNGCGDGILNCVPPSPLGTALFYLAIYLVALGYGGHQPTIATFGSDQFDEANPKEKISRAAYFGYFYFALNAGSLISNTILVYYEDGGKWTLGFWASTAAALLGLFIFLLGTPGYKYVKSFGNPLPRVAQVFVAAVRKWRVANVEGEELYEVDGSESSIKGTRKILHSNDFKKLDKAAIVTEEDRQRPAFNPWRLCTITQVEEAKCIIRMCPIWLCTIMYSVIFTQMASLFVEQGEVMDATIGHFRLPAASMSAFDICSVLACTFLYRFMVVPLAGKISGNPKGLTELQRMGVGLVIGMLSMVAAGVTEIYRLKHVIPGKEASSLSIFWQIPQYILVGASEVFMYVGQLEFFNGQAPDGIKSLGSSLCMASMSLGNYVSSMLVNMVMTITARGERHGWIPENLNNGHIDRFYFLLFGLALVDLFAFVVFAKWYKGIQHEGSDESCTKEGVKESQVLDKV; this is encoded by the exons ATGGCAACAATTGTGTCAACTAACGCCATGCAAGTACAG ACAAATGAAAAGAATTCAGCTGGAGTGAAAAATGGCTTCAAGCAGAAAGTTATCATCAAGCTTAAAGTCCTTAGAAGCAAAAAAACTGGAGGATGGTATTCAGCATTTCTTTGTTTAG TAAACCAAGGATTAGCAACACTAGCATTCTTTGGTGTTGGGGTGAACTTAGTACTGTTCTTAGTCAGAGTGTTGGGACAAGATAATGCAACTGCAGCTAACAATGTCAGCAAATGGACTGGAACTGTTTATTTGTGTTCCCTTTTGGGAGCTTTCATCAGTGACTCTTACTGGGGTCGTTTTCTCACTTGTGCCATCTTTCAGCTTATTCTCCTCCTG GGATTGGTGATCATGTCAATTACTTCTTGGATTTTCTTGATCAAACCTAATGGATGTGGAGATGGAATACTGAATTGTGTACCCCCATCTCCTCTTGGCACTGCATTATTTTACTTAGCCATTTATTTAGTGGCTCTTGGCTATGGTGGTCATCAACCTACAATTGCAACATTTGGATCTGATCAATTTGATGAGGCAAATCCTAAAGAAAAAATCTCAAGAGCAGCTTATTTTGGATACTTTTACTTTGCACTTAATGCTGGATCTTTGATTTCCAATACTATTTTGGTATATTATGAAGATGGTGGTAAATGGACTCTTGGTTTTTGGGCTTCTACTGCTGCTGCACTTTTGGGCTTGTTCATTTTCTTGTTGGGTACTCCTGGTTATAAGTATGTTAAATCCTTTGGTAATCCTTTGCCACGTGTCGCTCAAGTATTCGTCGCCGCGGTTCGTAAATGGCGTGTGGCTAATGTTGAAGGGGAAGAACTATATGAAGTTGATGGATCAGAATCAAGCATTAAAGGAACTCGGAAGATCCTTCATAGTAATGATTTCAA AAAACTAGACAAGGCAGCAATAGTGACAGAAGAAGATAGACAAAGACCAGCATTTAACCCTTGGAGATTATGCACAATCACACAAGTTGAAGAAGCAAAATGCATCATAAGAATGTGTCCAATTTGGCTATGCACAATAATGTATTCTGTTATATTTACACAAATGGCCTCTTTATTTGTCGAACAAGGTGAGGTTATGGATGCAACAATTGGCCATTTTCGCCTCCCAGCCGCGAGTATGTCAGCATTTGATATATGTAGTGTGTTAGCCTGTACATTTCTGTATAGGTTTATGGTCGTACCATTGGCTGGGAAAATAAGTGGAAATCCAAAAGGATTAACCGAACTTCAAAGAATGGGAGTTGGATTAGTTATCGGTATGTTATCTATGGTTGCAGCTGGCGTAACAGAAATTTACAGACTTAAACACGTAATCCCTGGAAAAGAAGCAAGTTCACTAAGTATTTTTTGGCAAATTCCACAATATATTCTTGTTGGTGCCTCAGAAGTTTTTATGTATGTTGGACAACTTGAATTTTTCAATGGACAAGCACCAGATGGAATTAAAAGTTTAGGGAGTTCACTTTGTATGGCATCAATGTCACTTGGGAATTATGTTAGTAGTATGCTTGTGAATATGGTTATGACAATAACAGCAAGAGGAGAAAGACATGGTTGGATACCTGAGAATTTGAATAATGGACATATTGATAGGTTTTATTTCTTGCTATTTGGTTTGGCTTTGGTTGATTTGTTTGCATTTGTGGTGTTTGCAAAATGGTATAAAGGTATTCAACATGAAGGAAGTGATGAATCTTGCACAAAGGAGGGGGTAAAAGAGAGTCAAGTGCTTGATAAAGTTTGA